The following coding sequences are from one Gossypium raimondii isolate GPD5lz chromosome 4, ASM2569854v1, whole genome shotgun sequence window:
- the LOC105780694 gene encoding glutathione S-transferase U17, with translation MAESNVKVLGTWASPFVMRVKIALHLKSVRYEDVEEDLLAPKSELLLKSNPVYKKIPVFFHAHNPICESLIILQYIDEVWTTSASSILPSDPYERSQSRFWAAYVDDKFFPALRRLLIGATEEDKKAALAEVVEGTVVLERAFGELSKGKAFFGGDNIGFVDIALGSLLGWIEVIGKQCEKKLVSEAKTPRLVQWADCFSAHEAVKDVLPDVDKLADFGLKLRAKILKALGRTN, from the exons ATGGCTGAGAGTAACGTGAAGGTATTGGGTACATGGGCAAGCCCGTTCGTGATGAGGGTGAAAATTGCCCTTCACCTCAAATCTGTCCGCTACGAGGACGTGGAGGAAGATTTGTTGGCACCCAAAAGCGAGCTTCTTCTCAAATCTAACCCTGTTTACAAGAAAATCCCGGTCTTCTTCCATGCTCATAACCCTATCTGCGAGTCCCTAATCATCCTTCAGTACATCGATGAGGTTTGGACCACCTCTGCTTCTTCCATCCTCCCTTCCGATCCCTATGAACGTTCCCAATCCCGATTTTGGGCTGCCTATGTCGACGATAAG TTTTTCCCTGCCTTAAGAAGACTGTTGATAGGTGCAACGGAGGAAGATAAAAAGGCAGCGTTGGCGGAAGTGGTGGAAGGGACGGTGGTGTTGGAGAGAGCGTTTGGAGAGTTGAGCAAAGGGAAAGCTTTCTTTGGTGGGGATAATATTGGGTTTGTAGACATAGCACTCGGTAGTTTGTTGGGGTGGATTGAAGTGATCGGGAAACAGTGTGAGAAGAAGCTGGTTTCGGAGGCCAAAACGCCTAGGTTGGTGCAGTGGGCGGATTGCTTCTCCGCCCATGAGGCGGTGAAGGATGTTTTACCCGATGTTGACAAACTGGCTGATTTTGGGTTGAAGCTTAGAGCTAAGATCTTGAAAGCTTTGGGTCGCACTAATTGA
- the LOC105780232 gene encoding glutathione S-transferase U16, whose amino-acid sequence MAESNVMVLGTWASPFVLRVKIALHLKSVNYENHEENLPESKSDLLLKSNPVYKKVPVLIHGHNPICESLIIVEYIDEVWTTSASSILPSDAYERAQSRFWAAYVEDKFSTALRRVLFGATEEDKRAAMAEVSEGMALLEEAFVKLSKGKAFFGGENIGFVDIVFGSLLAWIEVIEKLSEMKLISEIKTPGLVQWADCFSAHEAVKDVSPDVDKLVEFALKLGARVLKATAASN is encoded by the exons ATGGCTGAGAGTAACGTGATGGTATTGGGCACCTGGGCAAGCCCATTCGTGCTGAGGGTGAAGATTGCTCTTCACCTCAAATCTGTCAACTACGAGAACCATGAGGAAAATTTGCCGGAATCCAAAAGCGACCTTCTTCTCAAATCTAACCCTGTTTATAAGAAAGTCCCAGTCCTCATCCATGGTCATAATCCCATCTGTGAGTCTCTAATCATCGTTGAGTACATCGACGAGGTTTGGACCACCTCTGCTTCTTCCATCCTCCCTTCTGATGCCTATGAACGCGCCCAGTCCCGATTTTGGGCGGCCTATGTCGAAGATAAG TTTTCCACTGCCTTAAGAAGAGTGTTGTTTGGTGCTACGGAGGAAGATAAAAGGGCAGCAATGGCCGAAGTCTCAGAAGGGATGGCGCTGTTGGAGGAAGCCTTTGTGAAATTGAGCAAAGGGAAAGCTTTCTTTGGTGGGGAAAATATTGGGTTCGTGGACATAGTGTTCGGTAGCTTGTTGGCGTGGATTGAAGTGATCGAGAAATTGAGTGAGATGAAGCTGATTTCCGAAATCAAAACGCCCGGGTTGGTGCAGTGGGCGGATTGCTTCTCCGCCCATGAGGCGGTGAAGGATGTTTCACCCGACGTCGACAAGCTTGTGGAATTTGCGTTGAAGCTTGGGGCGAGGGTCTTGAAAGCTACGGCAGCCAGCAATTGA
- the LOC105780233 gene encoding glutathione S-transferase U16 has translation MAESNVMVLGTWASPFVLRVKIALHLKSVNYENHEENLPESKSDLLLKSNPVYKKVPVLIHGHNPICESLIIVEYIDEVWTTSASSILPSDAYERAQSRFWAAYVEDKFSAALRRVLFGATEEDKRAAMAEVSEGMVLLEEAFVKLSKGKAFFGGENIGFVDIVFGSLLAWIEVIEKLSEMKLISEIKTPGLVQWADCFSAHEAVKDVSPDVDKLVEYALKIGARVLKATAASK, from the exons ATGGCTGAGAGTAACGTGATGGTATTGGGCACCTGGGCAAGCCCATTCGTGCTGAGGGTGAAGATTGCACTTCACCTAAAATCTGTCAACTACGAGAACCATGAGGAAAATTTGCCGGAATCCAAAAGCGACCTTCTTCTCAAATCTAACCCTGTTTATAAGAAAGTCCCAGTCCTCATCCATGGTCATAATCCCATCTGTGAGTCTCTAATCATCGTTGAGTACATCGACGAGGTTTGGACCACCTCTGCTTCTTCCATCCTCCCTTCTGATGCCTATGAACGCGCCCAGTCCCGATTTTGGGCGGCCTATGTCGAAGATAAG TTTTCCGCTGCCTTAAGAAGAGTGTTGTTTGGTGCAACGGAGGAAGATAAAAGGGCAGCAATGGCCGAAGTCTCAGAAGGGATGGTGCTGTTGGAGGAAGCCTTTGTGAAATTGAGCAAAGGGAAAGCTTTCTTTGGTGGGGAAAATATTGGGTTCGTGGACATAGTGTTCGGTAGCTTGTTGGCGTGGATTGAAGTGATCGAGAAATTGAGTGAGATGAAGCTGATTTCCGAAATCAAAACGCCCGGGTTGGTGCAGTGGGCGGATTGCTTCTCCGCCCATGAGGCGGTGAAGGATGTTTCACCCGACGTCGACAAGCTTGTGGAATATGCGTTGAAGATTGGGGCGAGGGTCTTGAAAGCTACGGCAGCCAGCAAATGA